The following coding sequences are from one Rutidosis leptorrhynchoides isolate AG116_Rl617_1_P2 chromosome 11, CSIRO_AGI_Rlap_v1, whole genome shotgun sequence window:
- the LOC139877165 gene encoding fructose-bisphosphate aldolase 6, cytosolic produces the protein MTAYTGKYADELIANAAYIGTPGKGILAADESTGTIGKRLSSINVENVESNRRALRELLFCTPGALQYLSGVILFEETLYQKTAAGKPFVDVMKEAGVLPGIKVDKGTVELAGTNGETTTQGLDGLAQRCAQYYTAGARFAKWRAVLKIGLNEPSQLAINENANGLARYAIICQENGLVPIVEPEILVDGPHDIEKCAEVTERVLAACYKALNDHHVLLEGTLLKPNMVTPGSDSKKVAPEVVAEYTVRTLQRTMPCAVPAVVFLSGGQSEEEATVNLNAMNQYKGKKPWNLSFSFGRALQQSTLKAWSGKEENVKKAQDAFLARCKANSEATLGTYKGGSGLSEGASESLHVKDYKY, from the exons ATGACTGCTTACACCGGAAAGTATGCCG ATGAACTAATTGCCAATGCTGCTTACATTGGTACCCCTGGTAAGGGTATTCTTGCTGCCGATGAGTCAACTGGAACCATTGGAAAACGTCTATCGAGCATCAACGTTGAAAACGTTGAGTCAAACAGGCGAGCACTTCGTGAGCTACTTTTCTGCACTCCCGGTGCCCTCCAGTACCTAAGCGGTGTTATTCTTTTCGAAGAAACTTTATACCAGAAGACTGCTGCAG GTAAGCCCTTCGTTGATGTCATGAAGGAAGCTGGAGTCCTGCCCGGTATCAAGGTTGACAAGGGCACCGTCGAGCTAGCCGGAACCAATGGTGAGACCACAACCCAAGGTCTTGACGGTCTAGCCCAGCGGTGCGCCCAGTACTACACCGCCGGTGCTCGTTTTGCCAAATGGCGCGCAGTCCTAAAAATCGGCCTGAACGAGCCATCCCAGTTGGCAATCAATGAAAACGCCAATGGGTTAGCCCGTTACGCCATCATCTGCCAGGAAAATGGTTTGGTCCCAATCGTCGAGCCCGAAATCCTCGTTGACGGACCCCACGACATCGAAAAATGTGCTGAAGTCACCGAGCGTGTTCTAGCAGCGTGCTACAAAGCACTTAACGACCACCACGTTTTACTCGAAGGAACCCTTTTGAAACCAAACATGGTTACACCCGGGTCCGATTCGAAAAAGGTTGCACCCGAAGTTGTAGCTGAGTACACTGTTCGTACCCTGCAACGAACCATGCCGTGTGCGGTCCCAGCCGTTGTGTTCTTGTCAGGTGGTCAGAGTGAAGAGGAAGCCACGGTTAACCTTAACGCCATGAACCAATACAAGGGTAAGAAACCATGGAACCTATCGTTCTCATTTGGGCGGGCCCTACAACAAAGTACCCTCAAGGCCTGGTCCGGTAAGGAAGAAAATGTGAAGAAGGCTCAGGACGCGTTTCTGGCTCGTTGCAAGGCTAACTCCGAGGCAACTCTTGGGACCTACAAGGGTGGTTCGGGTTTGAGCGAAGGTGCGTCTGAGAGTCTTCACGTTAAGGACTACAAGTACTAA